Proteins from one Caretta caretta isolate rCarCar2 chromosome 12, rCarCar1.hap1, whole genome shotgun sequence genomic window:
- the LOC125620929 gene encoding C-signal: MQGKWVQLAQLSLSRGSAGWGRGRQGTMAGFNVHSVLVTGANRGIGLGLAKQFLGKSNPPKWVFATCRDPEGAQAQELKTLASRHPNLMIVALEVTDPASIKAAAARVEEHLKGSGLNLLINNAAILRLNTLESETPEDMSLVYATNVTGPLLVSQAFLPLLKKAAQGSPQPGLSCSKAAIVNMSSAGGSITNPFAWQLGQVISYRCSKAALNMLTKCQSLGYGGDGILSIAVHPGWVQTDMGSSASHQVPLTVDMSVRGILNLLPTLSEKDNGAFVDWEGKVLPW; this comes from the exons ATGCAGGGGAAGTGGGTGCAGCTAGCCCAGCTCTCACTGAGCAGAGGCAGTGCcggctggggcagaggcaggcaAGGGACCATGGCTGGCTTTAATGTCCACAGCGTTCTGGTGACTGGGGCCAATCGGGGAATCGGCCTGGGGCTTGCCAAGCAGTTTCTGGGGAAATCAAACCCACCCAAGTGGGTCTTTGCGACCTGCCGGGATCCGGAGGGAGCACAAGCACAG gaatTAAAGACCTTGGCATCCAGGCATCCAAACCTGATGATTGTTGCACTAG AAGTTACGGACCCAGCCAGCATCAAGGCGGCAGCAGCCAGAGTTGAGGAGCATCTGAAAGGCTCGGGGCTGAATCTGCTGATAAACAACGCTGCGATACTGAGGCTGAACACACTAGAGTCTGAGACACCGGAGGACATGTCCCTGGTGTATGCAACCAACGTGACGGGGCCCCTCCTGGTGAGCCAG GCGTTCCTGCCCTTGCTGAAGAAGGCTGCCCAGGGAAGCCCCCAGCCAGGGCTGAGCTGTAGCAAGGCAGCCATTGTCAACATGTCCAGTGCGGGCGGCTCCATCACGAATCCCTTTGCCTGGCAGTTGGGGCAAGTTATCTCTTATCGGTGCAGCAAG GCTGCTCTGAACATGCTCACCAAGTGCCAGTCCTTGGGGTATGGCGGAGACGGGATCCTGAGCATTGCTGTCCATCCTGGCTGGGTGCAGACTGACATGGGGAGCTCAGCCTCCCACCAG GTCCCACTGACGGTTGACATGAGTGTCCGAGGGATCCTGAATTTGCTCCCGACACTCTCCGAGAAGGACAACGGGGCCTTTGTGGACTGGGAAGGGAAAGTTCTTCCCTGGTGA